The genomic DNA CGAAATACCGTAAAAAGCTCGAAACCACGAAGGCGGACGGTATCATCGCCGCCCCCGGAACCCTCGGCCCGGGGAAGAATCTCGTGATTGTCGACGACCCTTACAGCTCTCTGGGAAAACTGCTGGAGTTGTACTACCCCGAGGAAGAGGAACCGGCCGGAATCAGCAAAGGCGCCTGCGTGGAAGCCGGCGCTGAGGTTTCGCCGGAAGCGGCTCTTTACCCGGGCGTTTACATAGGACGGGGAGCGCGAGTTGCGGCCGGGGCCGTGCTCTATCCAGGGGTATTTGTCGGTCGAAACGCTGCGGTCGGAGAAGCCTCTATCCTTTACCCGGGGGTAACCATCTATCGCCGCTGCCTGATCGGGCGCCGGGTTGTGCTGCATGCGGGCGTCATCGTCGGCGCTGACGGCTTTGGCTTTGCCCTGCCCGGAGGGGAAAATCGAAAAATCCCCCAGGTGGGATACGTCCAGATAGACGACGATGTGGAGATAGGGGCTAATTCGACGATTGACCGCGGCACCCTCGGGCGAACCTGGATCCAGCGGGGGGTCAAGATCGACAACTTGGTGCAAGTCGGCCACAATGTTGTGATCGGTGAAAATTCGGTTATTGTCGCCCAGGTCGGCATATCCGGGAGCGCGCAACTGGGAAACGGCGTCGTCATCGGCGGTCAGGCGGGAATAGTTGGTCACATCCGGATTGGGGACGGGGTGATGGCCGCCGCCCGCACCGGAATTCACAAGGACGTTCCGCCGGGACAGATTGTGGGCGGTGCGCCGCATTTGCCTTACCGGGAATGGCTGAAAAAAGAGGCCTCCCTACAGAAGCTGCCGGAGCTGCGGGCGGCCTTTGCCGAGTTGCAAAAAAGGGTCGCCACCCTGGAAAAAGAAAAGACGATTAAGGAGAATTGATGAAGATCCACCCAACCGCAATCATATCGCCCGATGCCACCCTTGCCGAAGGCGTCGAGATCGGCCCTTACAGCCTCGTCGGCCCCGATGTCCATATCGGCAAGAATACCCGCATCGCCTCCCACGTGGTGATCGAACGCCAGGTCGATATCGGGGAAAATAACCAGATATCCCAGTTTGCCTCGATCGGCGGCGATCCGCAGGACTTGAAATACCAGGGAGAAAAAACAAGGGTAGTGATCGGGAACAACAACATTATCAGAGAGTATGCAACCATCAACCGGGCCACGAGCGACGACATCGGAGTCACGATCGTCGGCGACAGCAACATGATTATGACGTACTGTCATATCGCCCACAACTGCAAGCTCGGCAACAATATCGTCATGGCCAATGCGGCAAATCTGGCCGGGCACATTCACGTTGACGACTACGCCATTATCGGCGGTCTTACCGGGGTGCACCAGTTTACCAGAATCGGCGCTCACTGTATCATCGGCGGCGCCTCTGCGGTAAACAAGGATATTCCCCCATATGTGACTGCCTCCGGCAATTTTACTAAGCTCTACGGCCTGAACCAGATCGGCCTCCGGCGGCGGGGATTTTCCGAGGAGACACTTGCCGCCTTGAAGCAGGCATACCAGATCGTTTTTCGCTCCTCGCTGCTGCTTGCGGTCGCCCTCAAAAGGGTCGAAGAGGAACTCCCCGCTCTTCCCGAGATAAGGCTCTTCGTTGATTTTATCCGAAAATCGGAAAGGGGAATCTGTCGCTGAAGTTATGAAAACGAAGTTTAATGTTCACAAAACGAAGTTTAATGTTCATAAAGAAATCAGAATCGGCGTTGTCGGGGCCGGACATCTCGGCCGCTACCATATCCAAAAGTACCGGCAAATTCCCGGATGCCGCCTCATCGGGGTTGCCGATGTGCTGGAGCAGAGCGCCCGCAGCGCCGCGGAGGGCTGCGATTGCGAGATTTTCACCGATTACCGGAAGCTTGTCGGAAAGATTGACGCGGTCAGCATTGCCGTCCCGACCGCCTGCCATCATGAAGTCGCCTCTGTTTTTCTGGCGGCGGGGGTGGACGTCCTGCTTGAAAAGCCCATTACGACCACTCTTGAGGAAGCCGACGAGCTCCT from Syntrophales bacterium includes the following:
- the lpxD gene encoding UDP-3-O-(3-hydroxymyristoyl)glucosamine N-acyltransferase, encoding MKKTLAEIAAFLGGSVQGDGSVGIEQIRGIDEAGPGDITFVANAKYRKKLETTKADGIIAAPGTLGPGKNLVIVDDPYSSLGKLLELYYPEEEEPAGISKGACVEAGAEVSPEAALYPGVYIGRGARVAAGAVLYPGVFVGRNAAVGEASILYPGVTIYRRCLIGRRVVLHAGVIVGADGFGFALPGGENRKIPQVGYVQIDDDVEIGANSTIDRGTLGRTWIQRGVKIDNLVQVGHNVVIGENSVIVAQVGISGSAQLGNGVVIGGQAGIVGHIRIGDGVMAAARTGIHKDVPPGQIVGGAPHLPYREWLKKEASLQKLPELRAAFAELQKRVATLEKEKTIKEN
- the lpxA gene encoding acyl-ACP--UDP-N-acetylglucosamine O-acyltransferase, encoding MKIHPTAIISPDATLAEGVEIGPYSLVGPDVHIGKNTRIASHVVIERQVDIGENNQISQFASIGGDPQDLKYQGEKTRVVIGNNNIIREYATINRATSDDIGVTIVGDSNMIMTYCHIAHNCKLGNNIVMANAANLAGHIHVDDYAIIGGLTGVHQFTRIGAHCIIGGASAVNKDIPPYVTASGNFTKLYGLNQIGLRRRGFSEETLAALKQAYQIVFRSSLLLAVALKRVEEELPALPEIRLFVDFIRKSERGICR